A section of the Macaca thibetana thibetana isolate TM-01 chromosome 10, ASM2454274v1, whole genome shotgun sequence genome encodes:
- the SCARF2 gene encoding scavenger receptor class F member 2 — protein sequence MEGAGPRGAGPARRRGAGGPPSPLLPSLLLLLLLWILPDPVAPQELNPRGRNVCRAPGSQVPTCCAGWRQQGDECGIAVCEGNSTCSENEVCVRPGECRCRHGYFGANCDTKCPRQFWGPDCKELCSCHPHGQCEDVTGQCTCHARRWGARCEHACQCQHGTCHPRSGACRCEPGWWGAQCASACYCSATSRCDPQTGACLCHAGWWGRSCNNQCACNSSPCEQQSGRCQCRERTFGARCDRYCQCFRGRCHPVDGTCACEPGYRGKYCREPCPAGFYGLGCRRRCGQCKGQQPCTVAEGRCLTCEPGWNGTKCDQPCATGFYGEGCSHRCPPCRDGHACNHVTGKCTRCNAGWIGDRCETKCSNGTYGEDCAFVCADCGSGHCDFQSGRCLCSPGVHGPHCNVTCPPGLHGADCAQACSCHEDSCDPVTGACHLETNQRKGVMGAGALLVLLVCLLLSLLGCCCACRGKDPARRELSLGRKKAPHRLCGRFSRISMKLPRIPLRRQKLPKVVVAHHDLDNTLNCSFLEPPSGLEQPSPSWSSRASFSSFDTTDEGPVYCVPHEEAPEESQDPEVPTVPVEAPAPSPVPLTTPASAEEAMPLPASSDSERSASSVEGPGGALYARVARREARPARARGEIGGLSLSPSPERRKPPPPDPATKPKVSWIHGRHSAVAAGRAPSPPPPGPEAAPSPSKRKRTPSDKSAQPVEHGSPGTRDPTPRPPGLPEEATALAAPSPPRARARGRGPSLLEPTDAGGPPRSAPEAASMLAAELRGKTRSLGRAEGALGAQGPREKPAPPQKAKRSVPPASPARAPPATETPGLEKAATDVPAPETPRKKTPIQKPPRKKSREAAGEGGRASAPTL from the exons ATGGAGGGCGCAGGGCCCCGGGGGGCCGGGCCGGCGCGGCGCCGGGGAGCCGGGGGGCCGCCGTCACCGCTGCTGCCGtcgctgctgctgctactgctgctctGGATACTGCCGGACCCCGTGGCGCCCCAGGAACTGAACCCTCGCGGCCGCAACGTGTGCCGTGCTCCCGG CTCCCAGGTGCCCACGTGCTGCGCTGGCTGGAGGCAGCAAGGGGACGAGTGTGGGATTG CGGTGTGCGAAGGCAACTCGACGTGCTCGGAGAACGAGGTGTGCGTGAGGCCTGGCGAGTGCCGCTGCCGCCACGGCTACTTCGGTGCCAACTGCGACACCA AGTGCCCGCGCCAGTTCTGGGGCCCCGACTGCAAGGAGCTGTGTAGCTGCCACCCACACGGGCAGTGCGAGGACGTGACAGGCCAGTGTACTTGTCACGCGCGGCGCTGGGGCGCGCGCTGCGAGCATGCGTGCCAGTGCCAGCATGGCACGTGCCACCCGCGGAGCGGCGCGTGCCGCTGTGAGCCCGGCTGGTGGGGCGCGCAGTGCGCCAGCGCGTGCTACTGCAGCGCCACGTCGCGCTGCGACCCACAGACCGGCGCCTGCCTGTGCCACGCAGGCTGGTGGGGCCGCAGCTGCAACAACCAGTGCGCCTGCAACTCGTCTCCCTGCGAGCAGCAGAGCGGCCGCTGTCAGTGCCGCGAGCGTACGTTCGGCGCGCGCTGCGATCGCTACTGCCAGTGCTTCCGCGGCCGCTGCCACCCTGTGGACGGCACGTGTGCCTGCGAGCCGGGCTACCGCGGCAAGTACTGTCGCGAGCCGTGCCCCGCCGGCTTCTACGGCTTGGGCTGTCGCCGCCG GTGTGGCCAGTGTAAGGGCCAGCAGCCGTGCACGGTAGCCGAGGGCCGCTGCTTGACGTGCGAGCCCGGCTGGAACGGAACCAAGTGCGACCAGCCTTGCGCCACCGGTTTCTATGGCGAGGGCTGCAGCCACCGCTGTCCGCCGTGCCGCGACGGGCATGCCTGTAACCATGTCACCGGCAAGTGTACGCGCTGCAACGCGGGCTGGATCGGCGACCG GTGCGAGACCAAGTGTAGCAATGGCACCTATGGCGAGGACTGCGCCTTCGTATGCGCCGACTGCGGCAGCGGCCACTGCGACTTTCAGTCGGGGCGCTGCCTGTGCAGTCCTGGCGTCCACGGGCCCCA CTGTAACGTGACGTGCCCGCCCGGACTCCATGGCGCGGACTGTGCTCAGGCCTGCAGCTGCCACGAGGATTCGTGCGACCCGGTCACTGGTGCCTGCCACCTAG AGACCAACCAGCGCAAGGGTGTGATGGGCGCGGGCGCGCTGCTCGTCCTTCTCGTCTGCCTGCTGCTCTCGCTGCTCGGCTGCTGCTGCGCTTGCCGGGGCAAGGACCCTGCGCGCCG GGAGCTGTCGCTTGGGAGGAAGAAGGCTCCGCACCGACTATGCGGACGCTTCAGTCGCATCAGCATGAAGCTGCCCCGGATCCCGCTCCGCAGGCAGAAACTACCCAAAGTCGTAG TGGCCCACCACGACCTGGATAACACACTCAACTGCAGCTTCCTGGAGCCACCCTCAGGGCTGGAGCAGCCCTCACCATCCTGGTCCTCTCGGGCCTCCTTCTCCTCGTTTGACACCACTGACGAAGGCCCTGTGTACTGTGTACCCCATGAGG AGGCACCAGAGGAGAGCCAGGACCCCGAAGTCCCCACTGTTCCTGTCGAGGCGCCGGCGCCGTCCCCCGTGCCCTTGACCACGCCAGCGTCCGCCGAGGAGGCGATGCCCCTCCCCGCGTCCTCCGACAGCGAGCGGTCAGCGTCCAGCGTGGAGGGGCCCGGCGGGGCTCTGTACGCGCGCGTGGCCCGACGCGAGGCCCGGCCGGCCCGGGCCCGGGGCGAGATTGGGGGCCTGTCGCTGTCGCCATCCCCCGAGCGCAGGAAACCGCCGCCACCTGACCCCGCCACCAAGCCTAAGGTGTCCTGGATCCACGGCAGGCACAGCGCCGTTGCAGCTGGCCGTGCGCCGTCACCACCGCCGCCAGGCCCCGAGGCCGCGCCCAGCCCCAGCAAGAGAAAACGGACGCCCAGCGACAAATCGGCGCAGCCGGTCGAGCACGGCAGCCCCGGGACCCGCGACCCAACGCCGCGGCCCCCCGGGCTGCCCGAGGAGGCGACGGCCCTCGCTGCGCCCTCGCCGCCCAGGGCCCGAGCGCGGGGCCGCGGCCCGAGCCTCTTGGAGCCCACGGACGCAGGCGGTCCCCCGCGAAGCGCGCCCGAGGCTGCCTCCATGTTGGCCGCGGAGCTGCGCGGCAAGACTCGCAGCCTGGGCCGCGCCGAGGGGGCCTTGGGCGCGCAGGGCCCCAGGGAGAAGCCGGCGCCCCCACAGAAAGCCAAGCGCTCGGTGCCGCCAGCCTCGCCCGCCCGCGCGCCCCCAGCAACCGAAACCCCGGGGCTTGAGAAGGCGGCGACCGACGTGCCCGCGCCTGAGACGCCCCGGAAGAAGACCCCTATCCAGAAGCCTCCGCGCAAGAAGAGCAGGGAGGCGGCGGGCGAGGGAGGCAGGGCGAGCGCGCCCACCCTGTAG